From Primulina huaijiensis isolate GDHJ02 chromosome 15, ASM1229523v2, whole genome shotgun sequence, one genomic window encodes:
- the LOC140960186 gene encoding probable glycosyltransferase At5g03795, translating to MLSLTSSSSLKILWVLIPLLTAAAVVVFVCPKASDFTLNSPFSSNYLSSRFPHVDNLEESHSGHSFNQTQVKNGDGNQNVTEAPVSQRKYSDLKILEVDLSQARAAIKEAKGGNQTEEDHDYVPNGPMYWNPQVFHRSYLEMEKRFKIFVYEEGEPPVFHFGPCKHTYAIEGIFIQNMEVSLFRTFDPNKAHMFFLPFSVTMITQLIYVRESHEWTLMKNTASDYVHIIAQKHPYWNRSLGADHFMLACHDWGPEISSAIPNLYKNAIRALCNANTSENFNPSRDVSIPEILLPGGTKRGLIGGPPPSQRPILVFYAGGVHGPIRPILLQHWENKNDPDVQVYEYLPKNISYYGMMRKSRYCICPSGYEVASPRMVEGLYLGCVPVLIKESYVIPFSDVLNWETFAVIVPVKDIPNLKKILMGISLRKYVDMQRRGIQMRRHFEVNSPPKRYDVFHMILHSIWLRRLNVRFHDEQGS from the exons ATGCTTTCTTTAACTTCTTCGtcttctttaaagattttatgggTTCTGATACCCCTTCTTACAGCGGCAGCGGTGGTGGTATTCGTCTGTCCTAAAGCGTCGGATTTCACTTTAAATTCTCCTTTCTCCAGCAATTATTTGAGTTCGAGATTTCCACATGTCGATAATTTGGAAGAATCGCATTCCGGTCATAGCTTCAACCAAACTCAA GTTAAGAATGGAGACGGGAATCAAAATGTTACAGAGGCTCCGGTCTCACAAAGGAAGTATAGTGATTTGAAGATATTAGAAGTCGATTTAAGTCAAGCTCGAGCCGCAATCAAGGAAGCCAAGGGCGGGAACCAAACCGAAGAAGATCATGATTATGTTCCCAATGGACCCATGTATTGGAATCCCCAAGTTTTTCATAG GAGTTATTTGGAAATGGAGAAGAGATTCAAGATTTTCGTATACGAAGAAGGGGAGCCCCCGGTATTTCACTTTGGCCCTTGCAAGCATACATACGCGATCGAGGGAATTTTTATACAGAATATGGAAGTTAGCCTTTTCCGGACATTCGACCCAAACAAAGCTCACATGTTCTTCCTTCCATTCAGCGTAACCATGATAACTCAGCTCATTTACGTGCGTGAATCCCATGAATGGACACTGATGAAGAACACGGCGTCGGATTATGTACATATTATAGCTCAGAAGCATCCTTATTGGAATCGAAGCCTTGGTGCTGATCATTTCATGCTTGCTTGCCATGATTGG GGACCAGAGATTTCTTCTGCAATCCCAAACCTGTACAAGAACGCCATCCGAGCATTATGCAATGCCAACACCTCGGAAAACTTCAACCCATCTCGAGACGTATCTATCCCCGAAATCCTGCTCCCTGGAGGTACCAAGCGGGGTCTCATTGGTGGTCCGCCACCCTCCCAACGACCCATTCTAGTCTTCTATGCTGGCGGCGTCCATGGTCCAATCCGCCCTATTCTCCTCCAACACTGGGAAAACAAGAATGACCCGGATGTTCAAGTCTACGAATACCTGCCCAAAAACATCTCCTACTATGGCATGATGCGAAAAAGCCGATACTGCATCTGCCCCAGCGGCTACGAAGTTGCAAGCCCGAGAATGGTGGAGGGGCTCTATCTGGGGTGCGTTCCTGTATTGATAAAAGAAAGTTACGTCATCCCTTTCAGCGACGTTTTGAATTGGGAGACATTCGCTGTGATTGTTCCGGTGAAGGATATTCcaaatttgaagaaaattttgatgGGTATTTCGTTGAGGAAGTATGTGGATATGCAGAGAAGAGGGATACAGATGAGGAGGCATTTTGAGGTCAATTCGCCTCCGAAACGTTACGACGTGTTTCATATGATATTGCATTCGATTTGGCTCCGTAGGCTTAATGTTAGGTTTCATGATGAACAAGGTAGTTAA